One part of the Rickettsia akari str. Hartford genome encodes these proteins:
- the rsfS gene encoding ribosome silencing factor: MKKETEELKLFILECLSEKKAEDIEVIDLTGKHKLADYIIFASGRSTKNVGAIAEYVALELKNNACINSNIEGLGKSEWVLIDAGTVLINIFYPEAREHFKLEEIWKR; this comes from the coding sequence ATGAAAAAAGAAACTGAAGAATTAAAATTATTTATCTTAGAATGTTTAAGTGAGAAAAAAGCAGAAGATATTGAGGTAATTGATTTAACAGGAAAACATAAATTAGCCGATTACATTATATTTGCTAGCGGTCGTTCAACTAAAAATGTTGGAGCAATTGCTGAATATGTGGCTTTAGAATTAAAAAATAATGCTTGTATAAATAGTAATATAGAGGGTCTTGGTAAATCAGAGTGGGTACTAATAGATGCAGGTACTGTTTTAATTAATATTTTTTATCCTGAAGCACGGGAGCATTTTAAGCTAGAAGAAATTTGGAAAAGATGA
- a CDS encoding BolA/IbaG family iron-sulfur metabolism protein: MAISAKELEKILKEAFPNSIIKITDLVGDQDHYAVEISDVQFNGLSLINQHKLVKNALSEILNKKLHAITIKTIAVPEK; encoded by the coding sequence ATGGCAATATCTGCAAAAGAATTAGAAAAAATACTTAAGGAAGCCTTTCCAAACAGCATAATAAAAATTACTGATTTAGTAGGGGATCAAGACCATTATGCGGTAGAAATATCAGATGTTCAATTTAATGGACTTTCTTTAATTAATCAACATAAATTAGTAAAAAACGCCCTATCTGAAATATTAAATAAAAAACTACATGCAATTACCATAAAAACTATTGCAGTTCCTGAAAAATAA
- a CDS encoding type II toxin-antitoxin system RelE family toxin, translated as MQYKFSFSKTALKNLLKISTNKRKAILAKLAQLKLSPYKKNNNIKN; from the coding sequence ATGCAATATAAATTCAGCTTTTCTAAAACAGCTTTAAAAAATTTACTCAAAATTTCTACAAACAAAAGAAAAGCTATATTAGCAAAATTAGCACAACTAAAGCTAAGTCCTTATAAGAAAAATAATAATATCAAAAATTAA
- a CDS encoding helix-turn-helix transcriptional regulator: MSNKHIIEYQRKHAFVFIPFNEYQELINKTQCITDETLYAEAIAKNEEYFPEALVQKILNGKNSIKVYCEYRGLSKEQLAIKIGKTKQYISSIEKGLRKGTIDTLKN, from the coding sequence ATGAGTAATAAACATATAATAGAATATCAAAGAAAGCATGCTTTTGTTTTTATACCTTTTAATGAATATCAGGAACTGATCAATAAAACACAATGTATTACCGATGAAACATTATACGCTGAAGCTATAGCCAAAAATGAGGAATATTTTCCTGAAGCTTTGGTACAAAAAATTTTAAACGGCAAAAATTCGATTAAAGTTTATTGTGAATATAGAGGGTTATCCAAAGAGCAATTAGCTATTAAAATCGGTAAAACTAAGCAATATATCTCATCTATCGAAAAAGGATTACGAAAAGGTACAATAGACACACTAAAAAACTAA
- the infA gene encoding translation initiation factor IF-1 — translation MSKDDLIQFTGTILELLPNATFRVKLENDHGIIAHTSGRMRKNRIRILLGDKVTVEMTPYDLTKGRVIHRH, via the coding sequence ATGTCAAAAGACGACCTAATTCAGTTTACAGGTACAATACTTGAACTTTTACCTAATGCTACTTTCAGAGTAAAGCTTGAGAATGATCATGGAATTATTGCTCATACTTCCGGTAGGATGCGTAAGAATCGTATCAGAATATTACTAGGAGATAAAGTTACGGTAGAAATGACTCCTTATGATTTAACTAAGGGACGTGTGATTCATCGTCACTAG
- a CDS encoding Maf family protein, protein MKQHRENLPIILASSSPARIELLNRIKIIPSQIIPADIDETPNLRELPAPLAIRLAYEKAIKVASQVEESAIIIAADTVAAVGRRILPKATTYEEVKNCIKMVSGRRHRVYTGLCIIKTENDQLTVKQKIVQTIVKFKKLSDEEINFYCSLDEGRGKAGGCKISGYAEAFISFISGSYSNVMGLPLFETANALTSLGFKVY, encoded by the coding sequence ATGAAGCAACACAGAGAAAACCTACCGATTATATTAGCATCAAGCTCTCCTGCAAGAATTGAGTTACTAAACAGAATCAAAATTATCCCTTCACAAATTATTCCGGCAGATATAGATGAAACACCTAATTTGCGTGAATTACCTGCGCCCTTAGCCATAAGACTTGCTTACGAAAAAGCTATTAAAGTTGCATCTCAAGTAGAGGAATCAGCTATAATTATAGCTGCCGATACGGTAGCGGCAGTAGGTAGAAGAATATTGCCGAAAGCTACTACTTATGAAGAGGTCAAAAATTGTATTAAGATGGTATCCGGGCGTCGTCATCGTGTCTATACCGGTTTATGTATTATCAAAACAGAGAATGATCAGCTTACAGTTAAACAAAAAATAGTTCAGACTATTGTTAAGTTTAAAAAATTAAGTGATGAAGAGATTAATTTTTATTGTTCTTTAGATGAAGGGAGAGGTAAAGCCGGCGGTTGCAAAATTTCCGGTTATGCAGAAGCTTTTATCTCATTTATTTCTGGCTCATATTCAAATGTTATGGGATTGCCTTTATTTGAAACCGCAAATGCTCTAACCTCTTTAGGTTTTAAGGTATATTAA
- the dksA gene encoding RNA polymerase-binding protein DksA: MIETPKLPMGYKPSKDEEYMCPNHLEYFRQKLLRWKEDLLKESQETLNHLKEENLKESDLNDCATHETERAFELRSRDRYCKLISKIEEALLRIQNGEYGYCEETGAPIGIKRLEARPIAALCIEAQERHENYERSHLDEPKN; the protein is encoded by the coding sequence ATGATAGAAACACCTAAATTACCTATGGGATATAAACCCTCTAAAGATGAAGAATATATGTGTCCTAATCACTTAGAATATTTTAGACAAAAACTTTTAAGATGGAAAGAGGATTTATTAAAGGAATCTCAAGAGACTTTAAATCATTTAAAGGAAGAAAATTTAAAAGAATCCGATCTTAACGATTGTGCTACTCATGAAACAGAAAGAGCTTTTGAGCTTCGTAGTAGAGATAGATATTGTAAATTAATAAGCAAAATAGAAGAAGCATTATTACGTATTCAAAATGGGGAATACGGTTACTGTGAAGAAACAGGCGCCCCAATAGGTATAAAAAGATTAGAAGCACGACCTATTGCTGCATTATGTATTGAAGCTCAAGAGCGTCATGAAAATTACGAGAGAAGTCATTTGGATGAGCCTAAGAATTAA